A window of Blattabacterium cuenoti contains these coding sequences:
- the recA gene encoding recombinase RecA — translation MNKNFEQKKQSLKLVLDKFDQTYGKGTVMKMGDFHMENLEIVSSGSLSLDIALGIKGFPKGRIIEIFGPESSGKTTLALHAITQSQKIGGFAGFIDVEHAFDSIYAKKIGVNIKELIISQPDHGEQALEIVDNLIRSGIIDIIVVDSVAALTPKSEIEGEMGESKIGLQARLMSQALRKLTSSIGKSKSILIFINQLREKIGVYGNPEVTTGGNALKFYSSIRLDIRKGVHIKNGDNILGNRTKVKVVKNKLSPPFKTAEFDIIYGEGISKIGEILDIGVNAGIIKKNGSWFSYGTINLGQGRDSVKEFLTCENNIRNKIKTNIIQQYFIN, via the coding sequence ATGAATAAAAATTTTGAACAAAAAAAACAATCCTTAAAATTAGTATTAGACAAATTTGATCAAACTTATGGAAAAGGAACTGTTATGAAAATGGGCGATTTTCATATGGAAAATTTAGAAATTGTATCTTCTGGATCTTTAAGTTTAGATATTGCGTTAGGAATTAAAGGATTTCCAAAAGGTAGAATTATAGAAATATTTGGTCCCGAATCATCTGGAAAAACTACATTAGCGTTACATGCAATTACTCAATCCCAAAAAATTGGTGGATTTGCAGGATTTATTGATGTTGAACATGCTTTTGATTCTATTTATGCAAAAAAAATAGGTGTTAATATTAAAGAATTAATTATTTCTCAACCAGATCATGGAGAACAAGCGTTAGAAATTGTTGATAATTTAATTAGATCTGGAATAATTGATATCATTGTAGTAGATTCAGTTGCGGCTTTAACTCCTAAAAGTGAAATAGAAGGTGAAATGGGTGAATCTAAAATTGGATTACAAGCTAGACTTATGTCACAAGCTTTAAGAAAATTAACATCAAGTATAGGTAAATCAAAAAGTATTTTGATTTTTATTAATCAATTAAGAGAAAAAATTGGAGTATATGGTAATCCAGAAGTTACAACTGGTGGTAATGCATTAAAATTTTATTCATCAATAAGATTAGATATTAGAAAAGGAGTTCACATTAAAAATGGAGACAATATTTTAGGAAATAGAACTAAAGTAAAAGTAGTAAAAAATAAATTATCTCCACCGTTTAAAACTGCAGAATTTGATATAATCTATGGAGAAGGAATTTCAAAAATTGGTGAAATTTTAGATATTGGTGTAAATGCAGGAATTATCAAAAAAAATGGATCTTGGTTTAGTTATGGAACTATTAATTTAGGACAAGGAAGAGATTCAGTAAAAGAATTTTTAACATGTGAAAACAATATTAGAAATAAAATAAAAACAAATATTATACAACAATATTTTATAAACTAA
- a CDS encoding MBL fold metallo-hydrolase, producing MKITFLGTGNSQGIPIIGSTHPVCLSKSFKDKRLRSSIIIEKNNQIFLIDCSPDFRYQMLRTNYNKLDAIFITHEHQDHIGGLDDIRPLNLKNNPIPIYGLRRVLQHIKHRFYYIFTNQKTSNISNLSINEINDTPICINNIEIIPLYIWHGKLLILGFRIDNFAYITDASSIPINTKNKLQGLDILVLNILRKYSNNINIIHTNLLYDSLNMIQYFNPKKAYITHISHFLGFHETIQANLPKNIYLAYDGLEI from the coding sequence ATGAAAATTACTTTTTTAGGAACTGGTAATTCACAAGGCATCCCAATTATAGGATCAACACATCCTGTCTGTTTATCAAAATCTTTCAAAGATAAAAGACTTAGAAGTTCTATTATTATAGAAAAAAACAATCAAATATTTTTAATAGATTGTAGTCCAGACTTTCGTTATCAAATGTTAAGAACCAATTATAACAAATTGGATGCTATTTTTATAACACATGAACACCAAGATCATATAGGTGGATTAGATGATATACGTCCTTTAAATTTAAAAAATAATCCAATTCCAATTTATGGATTACGTCGTGTTTTACAACATATTAAACATAGATTTTATTATATTTTTACAAATCAAAAAACATCAAATATATCTAATCTTTCTATTAATGAAATAAATGATACACCTATATGTATAAATAATATTGAAATTATTCCTTTATATATATGGCATGGCAAATTGCTCATTTTAGGATTTCGTATAGATAATTTTGCATATATAACAGATGCAAGTAGTATTCCTATTAATACAAAAAACAAATTACAAGGATTAGATATTTTAGTATTAAATATTTTAAGAAAATATTCGAATAACATTAATATTATTCATACTAATTTATTATATGATTCATTAAACATGATACAATATTTTAATCCAAAAAAAGCTTATATTACACATATAAGTCATTTTTTAGGATTTCATGAAACAATTCAAGCAAATTTACCTAAAAATATATATTTAGCTTATGATGGATTAGAAATATAA
- a CDS encoding cytochrome c biogenesis protein ResB: MIEIIKNVFKKNFFSTKITALLFILIAIIMAIGTLVEKKYSTDIAKIYIYKSHWFEIIIFLFIINLIINIWKYKLWKYDKIPIFIFHLSFIFIFIGGIFSRYLSFEGIMFLKEGNVNRQVISETSYIKLKIKNQVNDLITEYKVPYILSTFHHTYNGNFLYNNNNIFNLKIINYIPYAKETFYENNLGEKIIKIISYKKGKKTDFFLKNGKSININGILFSLNKHNPYGIQIFEKNNKLFVKSSFLAININMMHKKLNFILKNKITPLQLKSLYQIYDKKNHFNNIQWMIPDKIKKGKIMYVTAIENPTDYLDAITAKITFVNTSKIVTFLGGKQTHQMSSAIKFNGKYIYIGYGSIFITLPFILKLNKFKIENYPGSDFPSTFISNITLLDHQHKQHYDIYMNHILNYKGYKFFQSGYDSDKKGTHLYVNHDYLGTLFSYIGYFIMSIGMIITLFWKGSRFNFLIRKLQTLSKI, encoded by the coding sequence ATGATTGAAATTATAAAAAATGTTTTCAAAAAAAACTTTTTTTCTACTAAAATAACTGCTTTATTATTTATTTTAATAGCAATAATAATGGCCATTGGTACATTAGTAGAAAAAAAATATTCTACAGATATAGCTAAAATATATATTTATAAATCACATTGGTTTGAAATCATTATATTTTTATTTATAATTAATTTAATAATCAATATATGGAAATATAAATTATGGAAATATGACAAAATTCCAATATTTATTTTTCATTTATCATTTATTTTTATATTTATTGGTGGTATTTTTTCTAGATATTTAAGTTTTGAAGGAATAATGTTCCTTAAAGAAGGAAATGTAAATAGACAAGTAATTTCAGAAACAAGTTATATCAAATTAAAAATAAAAAATCAAGTTAATGATTTGATAACAGAATATAAAGTTCCTTATATATTATCTACTTTTCATCATACATATAATGGAAATTTTCTGTATAACAATAACAATATTTTTAATCTTAAAATTATAAATTATATTCCTTATGCTAAAGAAACTTTTTATGAAAATAATTTAGGAGAAAAAATAATTAAAATTATTTCATATAAAAAAGGTAAAAAAACAGATTTTTTTTTAAAAAATGGAAAATCAATTAATATTAATGGAATTTTATTTTCTTTAAATAAACATAATCCTTATGGAATACAAATTTTTGAAAAAAACAATAAATTATTTGTTAAATCATCATTTTTAGCAATTAATATTAATATGATGCACAAAAAATTAAATTTTATATTAAAAAATAAAATAACTCCTTTACAATTAAAATCATTATATCAAATTTATGATAAAAAAAATCATTTTAACAATATTCAATGGATGATCCCTGACAAAATTAAAAAGGGAAAAATCATGTATGTCACTGCTATTGAAAATCCAACAGATTATTTAGACGCAATTACAGCTAAAATTACTTTTGTAAATACATCTAAAATTGTTACTTTTTTAGGTGGTAAACAAACTCATCAAATGAGTTCAGCAATCAAATTCAATGGAAAATATATTTATATAGGTTATGGATCTATATTTATTACACTTCCTTTTATATTAAAATTAAATAAATTTAAAATAGAAAATTATCCTGGATCTGATTTTCCTTCTACTTTTATTAGTAATATTACATTATTAGATCATCAACATAAACAACATTATGATATTTATATGAATCATATTTTAAATTACAAAGGATATAAATTTTTTCAGTCTGGTTATGATTCAGATAAAAAAGGTACTCATCTTTATGTCAATCATGATTATTTAGGTACTTTATTTTCATATATTGGATATTTTATCATGAGTATTGGAATGATAATCACATTATTTTGGAAGGGGTCGAGATTTAATTTTTTAATACGAAAATTACAAACATTATCTAAAATTTAA
- a CDS encoding cytochrome c biogenesis protein, which produces MIINITKVILNNLYKIILIVFITNHLLLSNNNHQYYNSLNNISQQINISKTHGENFSKLLVQDEQGRIKPINSLALDLLRKIHKKSYIGNINANQWIISIHQNSLFWASVPFIKVDKTGGKTFLHKVKSNKDGYVSMIDLYYFNKTQSKFMFLFQKDYELAFSKDPAKRNNYDKAVINLSEKLGILHGILQGKYLRIFPIKNDNNHTWSSWIITNNNNYYDNKINTIGFIMFNHYLRSLFKSQYANNWNYADNEVKKIKLYQIKYAQSILPSNRKIDMEILYNKLNIFYLLPFIYLCTGILLIIYSFYNIFYENKYINYFYNFLSLIIFLSFLLELFGLILRWYIAEHPPWSNGYESAIFISWCLIVIGLLFYKNKFVLGITSLCSFILLIIASGDIMDPEITHLVPVLKSHWLIIHVAIITSSYGFFFTGSVIGLFVLILHILYNYNENYRQIIDLKIRQLTIINEISITIGLFLLTIGTFLGSIWANISWGRYWSWDPKETWALITIMIYACILHLRLIPSISKNILIFNCSSMFAILSIIMTYFGVNYYLSGLHSYAKGDPIFIPYWIYLYLCILGGISIFSFYSNKYNNKINHNKNIVINNMK; this is translated from the coding sequence ATGATCATCAATATTACAAAAGTTATTTTAAATAATTTATATAAAATTATATTAATTGTTTTTATAACTAATCATTTGTTACTTTCTAATAATAATCACCAATATTATAATTCTTTAAATAATATATCACAACAAATTAATATTTCTAAAACACATGGAGAAAATTTTAGTAAATTATTAGTACAAGATGAACAAGGAAGAATAAAGCCAATAAATAGTTTAGCATTAGATTTATTAAGAAAAATACATAAAAAAAGTTATATTGGAAATATTAACGCTAATCAATGGATAATATCTATTCATCAAAATAGTTTGTTTTGGGCTAGTGTTCCATTTATCAAAGTAGATAAAACTGGTGGAAAAACTTTTTTACATAAAGTAAAATCAAATAAAGATGGATATGTTTCTATGATTGATTTATATTATTTTAATAAAACTCAATCAAAATTCATGTTTTTATTTCAAAAAGATTATGAATTAGCTTTTTCAAAAGATCCTGCAAAAAGAAATAATTATGATAAAGCAGTTATCAATTTAAGTGAAAAACTTGGAATATTGCATGGTATTTTACAAGGTAAATATCTTCGTATTTTTCCAATAAAAAATGATAATAATCATACATGGTCAAGTTGGATTATTACAAATAATAATAATTATTATGATAATAAGATTAATACTATTGGATTTATAATGTTTAATCATTATTTAAGATCTTTATTTAAATCACAATATGCAAATAATTGGAATTATGCTGATAATGAAGTAAAAAAAATAAAATTATATCAAATAAAATATGCACAATCTATTTTACCATCGAATAGAAAAATTGATATGGAAATTTTATATAATAAATTAAATATATTTTATTTATTACCATTTATTTACTTATGTACTGGCATATTATTAATTATTTATTCTTTTTATAATATTTTTTATGAAAATAAATACATAAATTATTTTTATAATTTTTTATCATTAATTATATTTTTATCATTTCTTTTAGAATTATTTGGTTTAATTTTACGATGGTATATTGCTGAACATCCTCCTTGGAGTAATGGATATGAATCAGCTATTTTTATTAGTTGGTGTTTAATAGTTATTGGATTATTATTTTATAAAAATAAATTTGTTTTAGGAATTACTTCTTTATGTTCTTTTATTTTATTAATTATAGCAAGTGGAGATATTATGGATCCAGAAATCACTCATTTAGTCCCAGTATTAAAATCACATTGGTTAATTATACATGTTGCTATTATTACATCTAGTTATGGATTTTTTTTTACAGGATCTGTTATCGGTTTATTTGTATTAATTTTACATATATTATATAATTATAATGAAAATTATAGACAAATAATAGATCTTAAAATTCGTCAATTGACAATAATTAATGAAATTAGTATCACTATAGGATTATTTTTATTAACTATAGGTACGTTTTTAGGTTCTATTTGGGCAAATATAAGTTGGGGAAGATATTGGAGTTGGGATCCAAAAGAAACTTGGGCGTTAATTACCATTATGATTTATGCTTGTATTTTACATTTAAGATTAATCCCATCTATAAGCAAAAATATACTAATTTTTAATTGTTCTAGTATGTTTGCAATATTATCTATTATAATGACTTATTTTGGAGTCAATTATTATTTATCTGGATTACATTCTTATGCAAAAGGAGATCCAATATTTATTCCATATTGGATATATTTATATTTATGTATTTTAGGTGGTATTTCAATATTTTCATTTTATTCCAATAAATATAATAATAAGATTAATCATAATAAAAACATTGTTATTAATAACATGAAATGA
- a CDS encoding lysophospholipid acyltransferase family protein codes for MKYNNSTLFRDAFGHLNFIKRFLIFTLGCISYNRYNGFNKLRLTGTEYIQNLPTNKVLFVSNHQTYFADVFAMFHVFSSVKNGFINTIKNPIYLFNPIINLYYVAARETMNQGILTKLFSYSGGIIVNRPWIHSNNNKSYIIDLSEITRMGIALNNGWLITFPQGTTKAFAPGRRGIVHVIKKYNPIVVPIVIDGFKQAYDKKGIKIKQKGVLQTMIFKKPMQLDLKNDTTKHIMEKIMDAIEQSPKYKSI; via the coding sequence TTGAAATATAATAATAGTACTTTATTTAGAGATGCATTTGGACATTTAAATTTTATTAAACGTTTTTTAATATTTACTTTAGGTTGTATTTCTTATAATAGATATAATGGATTCAATAAATTGCGTTTAACAGGAACAGAATATATACAGAATCTTCCAACTAACAAAGTGCTTTTTGTGTCTAATCATCAAACTTATTTTGCTGATGTTTTTGCTATGTTTCATGTTTTTTCTAGTGTCAAAAATGGATTTATAAATACTATCAAAAATCCAATATATCTATTTAATCCAATCATAAATTTATATTATGTTGCAGCAAGAGAAACTATGAATCAAGGTATTTTAACTAAATTATTTAGTTATTCAGGAGGAATTATAGTGAATAGACCATGGATTCATAGTAATAATAACAAATCATATATTATAGATTTATCAGAAATTACTCGTATGGGGATAGCATTAAATAATGGATGGTTAATTACTTTTCCACAAGGAACTACTAAAGCATTTGCTCCTGGTAGAAGAGGAATAGTACATGTAATCAAAAAATATAATCCTATAGTAGTTCCTATTGTAATAGATGGATTTAAACAAGCTTATGATAAAAAAGGAATAAAAATTAAACAAAAAGGTGTTTTACAAACAATGATTTTTAAAAAACCTATGCAATTAGATTTAAAAAATGATACAACAAAACATATTATGGAAAAAATTATGGATGCAATTGAACAATCTCCTAAATATAAATCAATCTAA
- the alaS gene encoding alanine--tRNA ligase has translation MQYQKVKNTFLNFFQKKDHKILPSFPIYLDDDPSLLFINSGMNPFKDIFLGKQIPKYHRIANIQKCLRISGKHNDLENVGYDNYHHTMFEMLGNWSFGDYSRQETIEWAIELLTKEYHISKENIFVTIFLGNDQDQLSMDKESLKIWKHLINHDHILFFGKNENFWEMGEVGPCGPSSEIHIDLRSNNEKNKLSGKYLINKGHPKVIEIWNLVFIEFFRQTNGKLKYLSKKHVDTGMGLERLCMVLQGVNSSYETDIFITIIHKIKNYLGNKYTNKYQQNISINIIADHLRSIIFTISDGQRPSNNHAGYILRKILRRSIIYAFRFFNNKQPFLYKLVDIFIEEMNKFFPELKKKKEYIQSIVEEEEISFFKVINKGYDRIKHIISITKKQNQQIIDGNRIFQLYDTYGFPFELSKIIAKKNNLLIDKFVFNKKLLQQQQQSNTTTISIFKHEWIYNPKFIEKNNNKINFIGYDNLSCKIIIIKYRKIYQTLQNTFYYELVFSQTPFYPESGGQIGDIGYIKNNNEQIKIENTTKENLDIIHIVKQLPNNIYDPFVVVVDKIRRTKIEINHTSTHLLYFALKTILGKNIEQKGSYIGENYLRFDFSYHKKISLQQLNEIVNLVQEYIEKNFYLLEKRFSSYEEAKKFGYIGKFNTKYTNEIRIITFGDSSELCIGTHVKYTKDIKIFEIISESSIAYGIRRITAMTSNNAIQYLKKIHLQYQSLKELMNGIEPTVNTFRDLITKNKQLIKKINTINFHRMESLKKEFLIKAKVTSNMTYIFDIDCNNINHIDLQLLKKIGLSLRLQIHNLFMIVGFIKDNQPILFISISDLIIKKNNINAYNMMKHFSNYIIGKYWGKSFFSIAIGKKINGLTIIAKEINDYIKKQF, from the coding sequence ATGCAATATCAAAAAGTTAAAAATACTTTTTTAAATTTTTTTCAAAAAAAGGATCATAAAATATTACCATCTTTTCCTATTTATTTAGATGATGATCCAAGTTTATTATTTATTAATTCTGGTATGAATCCATTTAAAGATATTTTTTTAGGAAAACAAATTCCTAAGTATCATAGAATTGCTAATATTCAAAAATGTCTTAGAATTTCTGGTAAACATAATGATTTAGAAAATGTAGGATATGATAATTATCATCATACTATGTTTGAAATGTTAGGAAATTGGTCTTTTGGAGATTATTCTAGACAAGAAACAATAGAATGGGCAATAGAATTATTAACAAAAGAATATCACATTTCTAAAGAAAATATTTTTGTTACTATTTTTCTTGGAAATGATCAAGATCAATTATCAATGGATAAAGAATCTCTAAAAATTTGGAAACATTTGATTAATCATGATCATATTTTATTTTTTGGAAAAAATGAAAATTTTTGGGAAATGGGGGAAGTAGGACCTTGTGGTCCATCATCTGAAATACATATAGATCTTAGAAGTAATAATGAAAAAAATAAATTATCTGGAAAATATTTAATTAATAAAGGTCATCCTAAAGTAATCGAAATTTGGAATCTTGTTTTTATCGAATTTTTTAGACAAACAAATGGAAAATTAAAATATTTATCTAAAAAACATGTAGATACTGGAATGGGATTAGAAAGATTATGTATGGTATTACAAGGAGTTAATTCTAGTTATGAAACGGATATTTTTATTACAATCATTCACAAAATTAAAAATTATTTAGGTAATAAATATACAAATAAATATCAACAAAATATTTCAATAAATATTATAGCAGATCATTTAAGATCTATAATATTTACTATATCAGATGGACAACGTCCATCTAATAATCATGCTGGATATATACTTAGAAAAATCTTAAGAAGATCTATAATTTATGCTTTTCGTTTTTTTAATAACAAACAGCCATTTCTTTATAAACTAGTAGATATTTTTATAGAAGAAATGAATAAATTTTTTCCTGAATTAAAAAAAAAAAAAGAATATATTCAATCTATTGTAGAAGAAGAAGAAATTTCTTTTTTTAAAGTAATTAACAAAGGATATGATAGAATTAAACATATTATATCAATCACCAAAAAACAAAATCAACAAATTATTGATGGTAATAGAATATTTCAATTATATGATACTTATGGATTTCCATTTGAATTATCAAAAATAATTGCAAAAAAAAATAATCTGTTAATAGATAAATTTGTTTTTAATAAAAAATTATTACAACAACAACAACAATCTAATACAACTACAATATCAATATTCAAACATGAATGGATTTATAATCCAAAATTTATAGAAAAAAATAATAATAAAATAAATTTTATAGGATATGATAATTTATCATGTAAAATTATTATTATTAAATATAGAAAAATATATCAAACATTACAAAATACATTTTATTATGAACTTGTATTTTCTCAAACCCCTTTTTATCCTGAAAGTGGAGGACAAATTGGAGATATTGGATATATTAAAAATAATAACGAACAAATTAAAATTGAAAATACAACAAAAGAAAATCTTGATATTATACATATTGTGAAACAATTACCTAATAATATATATGATCCTTTTGTAGTAGTAGTAGATAAAATCAGAAGAACAAAAATTGAAATTAATCATACATCTACACATTTATTATATTTTGCGTTGAAAACAATTTTAGGAAAAAATATTGAACAAAAGGGTTCTTATATAGGAGAGAATTATTTACGTTTTGATTTTTCTTATCATAAAAAAATTTCTTTACAACAATTAAATGAAATAGTCAATTTAGTTCAAGAATATATTGAAAAAAATTTTTATTTATTAGAAAAACGATTTTCTTCTTATGAAGAAGCAAAAAAATTTGGATATATTGGTAAGTTTAATACAAAATATACTAATGAAATTAGAATCATTACATTTGGAGATTCATCGGAATTATGTATTGGTACACATGTAAAATATACAAAAGATATTAAAATATTTGAAATTATATCTGAATCTTCTATCGCTTATGGAATAAGACGAATCACTGCTATGACTTCAAATAATGCTATTCAATATCTTAAAAAAATTCATTTACAATATCAATCTTTAAAAGAATTAATGAATGGAATTGAACCCACAGTTAATACTTTCCGTGATTTAATTACAAAAAATAAACAATTAATAAAAAAAATAAATACTATCAATTTTCATAGAATGGAATCTTTAAAAAAAGAATTTCTTATCAAAGCTAAAGTTACATCGAATATGACTTATATATTTGATATTGACTGTAATAATATAAATCATATAGATTTACAATTATTGAAAAAAATAGGTTTAAGTTTACGATTACAAATTCATAATTTATTTATGATTGTAGGTTTTATAAAAGATAATCAACCAATTTTATTTATTTCTATATCAGATTTAATAATAAAAAAAAATAATATTAATGCATATAATATGATGAAACATTTTTCCAATTATATTATTGGAAAATATTGGGGTAAATCTTTTTTTTCTATAGCAATTGGAAAAAAAATAAATGGATTAACTATAATTGCAAAAGAAATCAATGATTATATTAAGAAACAATTTTAA